The Niastella koreensis GR20-10 genome includes a window with the following:
- a CDS encoding SIR2 family NAD-dependent protein deacylase: protein MSKKKLVVLSGAGISAESGLKTFRDSDGLWEGYNVTDVATPRAWKKDPALVLEFYNQRRKNVLDAQPNAAHLGLAKLQDDFDVTIITQNIDDLHERAGSKKVLHLHGEIFKMRSEHDESLVYDIRGDINLGDKAGDGAQLRPHIVWFEEPVPLIQQAVPVVLSADIFVVIGTSLVVYPAAGLVNYAPMEIPKYVIDKVIPSTNSVYNVTNIEKPATQGIQDLMELLKS, encoded by the coding sequence ATGAGCAAAAAGAAGTTGGTAGTATTAAGCGGCGCAGGTATAAGCGCCGAAAGCGGATTGAAAACATTTCGTGATAGTGACGGATTATGGGAGGGATATAACGTGACAGATGTGGCTACCCCGCGCGCCTGGAAAAAAGACCCGGCCCTGGTGCTGGAGTTTTACAACCAGCGAAGAAAAAATGTGCTCGATGCGCAACCGAATGCCGCGCATTTAGGTCTTGCAAAATTGCAGGACGATTTTGATGTGACCATTATTACCCAGAATATCGATGACCTGCATGAACGTGCAGGCTCAAAAAAGGTCCTGCACCTGCATGGTGAGATCTTCAAGATGCGTAGTGAACATGATGAGTCGCTGGTGTATGATATTCGTGGCGACATTAACCTGGGCGACAAAGCCGGAGACGGCGCCCAGCTGCGCCCGCATATTGTTTGGTTTGAGGAACCGGTGCCACTGATACAGCAGGCCGTTCCGGTAGTGCTCAGCGCCGATATTTTTGTGGTAATTGGCACATCCCTGGTGGTATACCCGGCCGCGGGCCTGGTTAATTATGCACCCATGGAAATACCCAAGTATGTAATTGACAAGGTGATCCCTAGTACCAATTCGGTTTACAATGTCACCAACATTGAAAAACCGGCTACCCAGGGTATTCAGGATTTGATGGAGTTGTTAAAAAGTTAA
- a CDS encoding DUF4349 domain-containing protein, which translates to MFSTYKPVLIIASIVIMTATACKDKNGSADTELKDVALTTTEKIKEPAADYKYGTVDTTAPAPAPIDETNSPKQTPPQNIDWDKKIIKEATLVVEAKSQKVFSDFVHDQVKRSGGYVSQEEQNKSEYKIENITTIKVPVDQFDNLVKSLTSIKDENIVTQKVTSQDVTGEVIDTRARTEAKRQIRLRYLDLLKQAKNMEDILKVQQEIDNIQEEIEAGAGRVGYLTHAAAYSTVQLTFYEILNPSAADNKAPGFGTRILNALGNGMDWLGELLVVLLTLWPLWLLAAGLIWGFRKWRKTRPAPTPKTAP; encoded by the coding sequence ATGTTTTCCACTTACAAACCGGTGCTGATAATAGCATCGATAGTTATAATGACTGCAACAGCCTGTAAGGATAAAAACGGCTCGGCAGACACGGAATTGAAGGATGTTGCGTTGACAACAACCGAAAAAATCAAAGAGCCAGCGGCAGATTATAAATATGGGACAGTAGATACTACTGCACCTGCACCGGCGCCCATTGATGAAACCAACAGCCCAAAGCAAACGCCTCCTCAAAATATCGACTGGGACAAAAAGATCATCAAGGAGGCAACGCTGGTGGTTGAAGCAAAAAGCCAGAAGGTATTCAGCGATTTTGTGCATGACCAGGTAAAGCGCAGTGGCGGCTACGTGTCGCAGGAAGAACAAAACAAATCAGAATACAAGATCGAGAACATTACTACCATCAAGGTACCGGTTGACCAGTTTGACAACCTGGTAAAATCCCTGACATCCATCAAAGACGAAAACATAGTTACGCAAAAAGTGACCTCGCAGGATGTTACCGGCGAAGTCATAGATACACGGGCGAGAACCGAAGCCAAACGTCAGATCAGGTTACGCTACCTCGACTTGTTGAAGCAGGCCAAAAACATGGAAGACATCCTGAAAGTACAGCAGGAAATAGACAACATCCAGGAAGAAATTGAAGCCGGCGCCGGCCGGGTAGGTTATCTTACCCATGCCGCGGCCTATAGTACCGTTCAGTTAACTTTTTATGAAATTCTGAATCCTTCAGCAGCAGATAATAAAGCCCCGGGTTTCGGTACAAGGATACTAAACGCCCTGGGTAATGGAATGGACTGGCTGGGCGAGTTGCTGGTAGTGCTGCTTACCCTATGGCCATTGTGGTTACTGGCTGCCGGGCTGATATGGGGATTCAGAAAATGGAGAAAAACAAGACCAGCCCCAACACCGAAAACAGCGCCTTGA
- a CDS encoding vWA domain-containing protein, with translation MKFLLQMLAALLLWIFIACNERGAQSGKSADTESKADMSVVRPEPAEDELVPPPPAATTAPQAPATIESPQPRIADDKDEVEKPAEFNTEDYDHIVENKFLTARQNPLSTFSIDVDEAAYSNVRRYINNGSMPPAGAVRIEEMINYFDYSYPQPQSDVPFSVNTELSECPWSPQHRLVHIGLQGQEIQVQNLPNANIVFLIDVSGSMDEPNKLPLVKSSIKLLTDQLRPDDKVAIVVYAGNAGLVLPATSGSNKTAIKEAIDQLEAGGSTAGGAGIQLAYKVARENFIKGGNNRIILATDGDFNVGASSDDELVSMIEKERQSGIFLSVLGYGMGNYKDNKMQQLADKGNGNHSYIDNINEARKVLVTEFGSTLFTIAKDVKIQIEFNPAKVQAYRLIGYENRVMAAEDFNNDKKDAGELGSGHTVTALYEVIPVGVKSEFIGKVDDLKYQPVKTMTAVAGGDEIMTIKLRYKKPDGDVSKLIVHPVMDAHLALDKTSDNFRFSAAVASFGMLLRNSEFKQNASYQQVIDLAKGAKGEDENGYRQEFIGLVKAAGSLTAKK, from the coding sequence GAAAAAGCGCCGATACAGAGTCAAAAGCAGATATGTCTGTAGTACGACCTGAGCCGGCAGAAGATGAATTAGTGCCCCCGCCGCCTGCCGCTACCACTGCTCCTCAGGCACCTGCCACCATCGAATCCCCCCAGCCCCGGATTGCAGACGATAAAGATGAAGTAGAAAAGCCCGCTGAATTTAATACGGAAGATTACGATCATATAGTAGAGAACAAATTTTTGACGGCCAGGCAGAACCCATTATCAACCTTCTCTATAGACGTAGATGAGGCTGCATACAGTAATGTACGCCGTTATATTAATAATGGCAGCATGCCCCCGGCGGGCGCTGTGCGAATAGAAGAAATGATCAATTACTTCGACTACTCCTATCCGCAACCGCAAAGTGATGTTCCGTTCAGCGTAAATACAGAGTTGTCTGAATGTCCCTGGAGCCCGCAACACCGCCTGGTGCATATCGGGTTACAGGGCCAGGAGATCCAGGTGCAAAACCTGCCCAATGCCAACATTGTGTTTTTGATAGATGTATCAGGTTCAATGGATGAACCCAATAAATTGCCCCTGGTAAAATCATCCATTAAATTACTGACCGATCAGTTGCGGCCCGATGATAAAGTAGCCATTGTGGTATATGCCGGGAATGCGGGGTTAGTATTGCCTGCAACCAGTGGTTCCAACAAAACCGCTATTAAAGAAGCCATCGATCAGCTGGAAGCCGGCGGTTCCACGGCAGGTGGTGCAGGGATTCAACTGGCCTATAAAGTGGCCCGCGAAAATTTCATCAAAGGCGGCAATAACCGCATCATCCTGGCCACTGATGGTGATTTTAATGTAGGCGCCAGCAGTGACGATGAATTGGTGAGCATGATAGAAAAAGAAAGACAAAGCGGCATTTTCCTCAGTGTGCTGGGGTATGGCATGGGCAACTATAAAGACAACAAAATGCAACAGCTGGCCGATAAAGGGAACGGCAATCACTCCTACATCGATAATATAAACGAAGCCCGCAAAGTGCTGGTTACTGAATTTGGCAGCACCCTGTTCACGATTGCCAAAGACGTAAAGATCCAGATCGAATTTAACCCAGCCAAAGTGCAGGCTTACCGCCTTATTGGTTATGAAAACCGGGTAATGGCCGCGGAAGATTTTAATAATGATAAAAAGGATGCCGGTGAGTTGGGTTCAGGCCATACGGTAACTGCATTATACGAGGTAATTCCTGTTGGCGTAAAAAGCGAATTCATTGGTAAGGTGGATGACCTGAAATATCAACCGGTTAAAACTATGACAGCTGTTGCCGGTGGTGATGAAATTATGACCATCAAACTCCGCTATAAAAAGCCCGATGGCGATGTAAGTAAGCTGATCGTGCACCCGGTTATGGATGCACACCTGGCACTGGACAAGACTTCAGATAACTTCCGGTTCTCGGCTGCCGTGGCTTCCTTTGGGATGTTGTTGCGTAATTCTGAATTTAAACAAAATGCCAGCTACCAGCAGGTGATTGATCTGGCCAAAGGCGCAAAGGGTGAAGATGAAAATGGCTACCGCCAGGAGTTTATCGGCCTGGTAAAGGCTGCCGGGTCATTAACAGCTAAAAAATAA